Proteins from a genomic interval of Streptomyces sp. NBC_00820:
- a CDS encoding VOC family protein, giving the protein MIKVAMTHVYVEDVAKAHAFYTEVLGFETRLHMDLGDGALFVTVGAPHGAQRDVQLLLEPGRNPIADPYRTALYDAGIPCIVFSVTDLPAEYDRLRALGVRFTHPPQEQGPVLAAVFDDTVGNLVQLTEPLG; this is encoded by the coding sequence ATGATCAAGGTCGCGATGACGCACGTGTACGTGGAGGACGTGGCGAAGGCGCACGCCTTCTACACCGAGGTCCTGGGGTTCGAGACCCGGCTGCACATGGACCTCGGCGACGGCGCGCTCTTCGTCACGGTCGGCGCGCCCCACGGGGCCCAGCGGGATGTGCAGTTACTGCTGGAGCCGGGCCGCAACCCCATCGCCGACCCGTACCGCACGGCGCTGTACGACGCCGGGATCCCCTGCATCGTGTTCTCCGTGACCGACCTGCCGGCGGAGTACGACCGCCTGCGCGCCCTGGGCGTCCGCTTCACGCATCCGCCGCAGGAGCAGGGGCCGGTACTGGCGGCGGTGTTCGACGACACGGTCGGCAACCTGGTGCAGCTGACAGAGCCGCTGGGCTGA
- a CDS encoding TIGR03085 family metal-binding protein, producing the protein MSTFAKRERLLLADLLETVGPDAPTLCEGWRARDLAAHVVVRERRPDAAGGLVIKQLAPRLERVTAEYAAKPYEELLQLIRTGPPRFSPFALKQVDEAANTVEFYVHTEDVRRAQPDWSPRELDPVFQDTLWSNLERSARLMDRGAPTGLVLRCPDGRTTVAHRGTPVVTVTGEPSELLMFAYGRQGVAAVALEGDADAIEKVHESRQLGI; encoded by the coding sequence ATGTCGACCTTCGCCAAGCGTGAACGGCTGCTGCTCGCCGACCTTTTGGAAACCGTCGGACCGGATGCCCCGACACTGTGCGAGGGGTGGCGGGCCCGGGATCTGGCCGCGCACGTGGTGGTGCGCGAGCGGCGCCCGGACGCGGCCGGGGGCCTTGTCATCAAGCAGCTCGCGCCGCGCCTGGAGCGGGTGACGGCTGAGTACGCGGCGAAGCCGTACGAGGAGCTGCTCCAGCTGATCCGCACGGGGCCGCCGCGGTTCTCGCCGTTCGCGCTGAAGCAGGTCGACGAGGCGGCGAACACGGTCGAGTTCTACGTCCACACCGAGGACGTCCGCCGCGCGCAGCCCGACTGGAGCCCGCGCGAGCTGGACCCGGTGTTCCAGGACACGCTGTGGTCGAACCTGGAGCGTTCGGCCCGGCTGATGGACCGGGGCGCGCCGACCGGCCTGGTGCTGCGCTGCCCGGACGGCCGGACGACGGTGGCGCACCGGGGCACTCCGGTGGTCACGGTGACCGGTGAGCCCTCGGAGCTGCTGATGTTCGCGTACGGCCGGCAGGGTGTCGCCGCCGTGGCCCTGGAGGGGGACGCGGACGCGATCGAGAAGGTGCACGAGTCCAGGCAGCTGGGCATCTGA